In Planctomycetia bacterium, one DNA window encodes the following:
- a CDS encoding cofactor-independent phosphoglycerate mutase — MTKYAIILPDGAADEPVPALGDRTPLEAADLPFMDSVVSMGRIGVVRTVPDGFTPGSDVATMSLLGYDPAKHYTGRAPIEAVARNIPIHQDDVVFRCNLVNLTNGEMTDFTAGHISSVEAAGLMKDLDAAFVREGVRFHPGVSYRNLMTIRDPSAIDVACMPPHDIPNEPVDQYQPRGGAARRIRDIMLRASKIVAEHDINHVRTDLGEVPANAIWLWGQGVVPIMPRFRQRYGVRGSAIAAVDLIRGLAKLLGWPIIDVPGATGYIDTDYAAKGQAAVTALDEYDLVAVHIEAPDEAGHLGSAEEKVKALEQIDRLIVGPVLDKLRLFDKWRILIAPDHPTPVGRRTHTDTPPPFCMAGADLPRLLSFDAFTESTAVRSDLRIDPGHELMEYFLRT; from the coding sequence ATGACCAAATACGCCATCATTCTTCCAGACGGCGCGGCCGATGAGCCGGTCCCGGCGCTGGGGGATCGAACGCCGCTGGAGGCGGCCGATCTCCCGTTCATGGATTCGGTCGTCAGCATGGGCCGCATCGGCGTGGTTCGGACTGTGCCCGATGGTTTCACGCCGGGAAGTGATGTCGCGACGATGTCACTTCTGGGCTACGATCCCGCGAAGCATTACACCGGTCGTGCCCCGATCGAAGCCGTGGCGAGGAACATCCCGATCCATCAGGACGACGTGGTCTTCCGCTGCAACTTGGTGAACCTCACCAACGGCGAGATGACGGACTTCACCGCCGGGCATATTTCGTCGGTGGAGGCGGCCGGGCTGATGAAGGATCTCGATGCGGCCTTTGTGCGCGAAGGCGTGCGATTCCATCCCGGCGTGTCGTATCGCAACCTCATGACGATCCGCGATCCAAGTGCGATCGACGTCGCCTGCATGCCGCCGCACGACATTCCAAACGAGCCGGTCGATCAGTACCAGCCGCGCGGTGGCGCGGCCCGGCGCATCCGCGACATCATGCTGCGCGCGTCGAAGATCGTCGCGGAACACGACATCAATCACGTCCGAACCGACCTGGGCGAAGTCCCGGCCAACGCGATCTGGCTCTGGGGGCAGGGCGTCGTGCCGATCATGCCGAGATTTCGACAGCGATACGGCGTTCGCGGTTCGGCCATCGCGGCCGTTGATCTCATCCGCGGGCTGGCCAAACTGCTGGGCTGGCCGATCATCGACGTACCGGGCGCGACGGGTTACATCGACACGGATTACGCCGCGAAAGGCCAGGCCGCCGTCACGGCGCTGGATGAATACGATCTCGTCGCCGTTCACATCGAGGCGCCCGACGAAGCCGGTCACCTGGGCAGCGCAGAAGAAAAAGTGAAGGCCCTTGAGCAGATCGACCGGCTCATCGTCGGTCCGGTGCTCGACAAATTGCGATTGTTCGACAAATGGCGCATTCTCATCGCGCCCGACCATCCCACGCCCGTCGGCCGCCGCACGCACACCGACACCCCTCCGCCCTTCTGCATGGCCGGCGCGGACCTGCCGCGCCTGCTTTCGTTTGACGCATTTACGGAATCGACGGCCGTCCGCAGTGATCTGCGCATTGACCCGGGGCATGAATTGATGGAGTATTTCCTGCGTACGTAG
- the pyk gene encoding pyruvate kinase, with the protein MTSVDARSTAPRISTKIIATIGPASQSPESLRALALAGVDVFRLNFSHGTLEQHAQVFERIRAINRELGTHKAVMADLCGPKIRVDPVEDDSFVIAVGDTLDIVGGHVVGNRTRVSTNRPEIVREVQEGHRVLIDDGNVRLRVSRVLEDRLQCVCEVGGAISTRKGINLPDSMLQMSALTQKDREDLAWAVQHGVDYVAMSFVRTADDLQELRALLPQTPDAPRIVAKIETVQAIRHLTNIIDEADVVLVARGDLGVEMDLARVPLLQKQITRLCALAARPVIIATQMLQSMVESPTATRAEVSDVANAILDKADAIMLSAETSVGEFPVDAVNMMVRIAVETEGYVALQLRSDQDEATDAVSRVATAVAHGASLLARQLDARLVAVWTQSGNTARLLSKTRMPAPIIGLSPNEFVCRRMALYYGVTPVCLKREERILAMLRDVDDALIEKRLARPGDLAIVIAGTHLNDVGATNALLIHLVSTADQGLPRFTG; encoded by the coding sequence ATGACCTCCGTCGATGCACGAAGCACCGCGCCACGTATCTCCACCAAGATCATCGCCACCATCGGCCCGGCGTCGCAGTCGCCCGAATCGCTCCGCGCGCTGGCCCTGGCCGGCGTCGATGTCTTTCGATTGAACTTCTCCCACGGCACACTCGAACAACACGCGCAAGTCTTCGAGCGCATCCGCGCGATCAATCGCGAACTGGGCACGCACAAGGCCGTGATGGCGGATCTGTGCGGCCCGAAGATTCGCGTCGATCCCGTCGAGGATGACAGCTTTGTCATTGCCGTCGGCGACACGCTGGACATCGTCGGAGGGCACGTCGTCGGCAACCGCACCCGCGTCAGCACCAATCGCCCTGAAATCGTCCGCGAGGTTCAGGAGGGCCATCGCGTGCTGATCGACGATGGAAACGTGCGTCTGCGCGTCAGCCGTGTGCTGGAAGACCGCCTGCAATGCGTCTGCGAAGTCGGCGGGGCCATCTCCACGCGCAAGGGCATCAACCTGCCGGACAGCATGCTGCAAATGTCGGCGCTCACGCAAAAGGACCGCGAGGATCTTGCCTGGGCCGTGCAGCACGGCGTGGATTACGTCGCGATGTCGTTTGTACGCACCGCCGATGATTTGCAGGAGCTTCGCGCGCTGCTTCCGCAGACGCCCGACGCCCCGCGTATCGTCGCGAAGATTGAAACGGTGCAGGCGATCCGCCACCTGACGAACATCATCGACGAAGCGGATGTCGTCCTCGTGGCGCGCGGGGACCTCGGCGTCGAAATGGACCTGGCCCGCGTGCCGCTGCTGCAAAAGCAGATCACGCGCCTTTGCGCCCTGGCCGCACGGCCCGTCATCATCGCCACGCAGATGCTTCAATCCATGGTCGAGTCGCCCACCGCCACCCGCGCCGAAGTCAGCGACGTCGCCAACGCCATTCTTGACAAGGCCGACGCGATCATGCTCTCGGCCGAAACATCCGTCGGCGAGTTTCCGGTCGACGCGGTCAACATGATGGTGCGCATCGCCGTCGAGACCGAGGGTTACGTCGCGCTGCAGCTTCGATCCGATCAGGACGAAGCCACCGACGCCGTCAGCCGCGTCGCTACGGCCGTCGCGCACGGCGCGAGCCTGCTGGCGCGTCAGCTCGATGCCCGGCTTGTGGCGGTGTGGACGCAAAGCGGCAACACGGCGCGCCTGCTTAGCAAAACGCGCATGCCCGCGCCGATCATCGGCCTGTCGCCCAATGAATTCGTCTGTCGCCGCATGGCGCTGTACTACGGCGTGACGCCGGTCTGCCTGAAGCGCGAGGAACGCATCCTCGCCATGCTGCGCGACGTGGACGACGCGCTCATCGAGAAGCGACTTGCCAGGCCGGGTGATCTCGCCATCGTCATCGCCGGCACCCACCTCAACGACGTCGGCGCGACCAATGCCC